The Shewanella halotolerans region CCTTTATCGACTTTTTCGACATCACGGCCGGCGCCCTGTTTGTCGATCATCTCGGCGCCCTGATGACTAATATCGGTGCCCCAGCCTGGTTGGTGACCATAGTTGCCGGCGGTATGGGCCAGGGTATCCAAACCGTAGCCACCTTTATCCCAGTTATCGCCGCGCTATTCCTGGCACTGTCTGTGCTGGAAGGCTCGGGTTACATGGCGCGCGCCGCCTTCGTGGTCGATGGCCTGATGCGTCGTATCGGTCTGCCGGGTAAGGCGTTTGTGCCTATGATCGTCGGTTTTGGCTGCTCGGTACCGGCCATCATGGCGACCCGTACCTTAGGCAGCGAGCGTGAGCGTATCGTGACAGGTATGATGGCGCCTTTCATGTCTTGTGGTGCGCGTCTGCCAGTATATGCCCTGTTTGCGGCTGCCTTCTTCCCCGAGTCGGGTCAGAACCTGGTATTCCTGCTCTATATCATAGGCGTGTTAGCCGCGATAGGAACGGGCCTGTTGCTACGTTCGACCTTGCTACCAGGCAGCAGCAGCGCCGTGGTGATGGAACTGCCTAACTACGAGAAGCCGAAGCTTAAGGCGGTGATGGCCAGAACCGGTAAGCGTACCAAGAGCTTTATTCTGGGCGCGGGTAAGACAATCGTTATCGTGGTGACCCTGCTTAACTTTATCAACGCTATCGGTGTCGACGGCAGCTTCGGCCATGAGGACAGCTCTGAGTCTGTGTTGAGTGTGGCGAGCCAGAAGGTCACGCCGCTCTTCTCGCCAATGGGCATAGAGCAGGATAACTGGCCGGCAACCGTGGGTATCATCACTGGTATCTTCGCCAAAGAAGCCGTAGTCGGCACCCTGAATAGCCTCTACTCGACTGCGAGCGGTGAAGATGAAGCCTTGGCGCCACTGTCTGAGAGCTTTAGCGAAGCCTTGGCGACCATCCCTGAGAATCTGTTTGGCATCGCACCTGAAGATCCGCTATCTATCTCGGTTGGCGATATTCAGACCATTGAGACGGCATCGAGTGAGCTGGACGTCGATACCTCGACTTTCAGTGCGCTGCAGAGTGGTTTCAGTGGCGTGACGGCAGCCTTTGCCTACCTGCTGTTTATCCTGCTCTATACGCCGTGTGTGGCGGCCATGGGTGCTCTAGTGGGTGAGTTTGGCCCTCGCTGGGCAACCTTTGCGGCAACCTGGACCCTGGGCCTGGCCTATGGCACAGCGACCGTCTTCTATCAGGCGATGACCTTTGCGGCGCACCCGTTGCAATCTGGTCTGTGGATCGCCTTCTTCCTGGTCGCGCTGGTGGTCTTCTACCTCTGGCTAAAGCGTAAGGGACAGCGTGCTCAGACTATTATTCCGGTGATCAATGTGGTGACCGAGTAGATTTAAGCTTGATGTAAAACAGCTTGTTAAACCGAGAAAAGCAGCGATAAGTCGCTGCTTTTCTGTTTTTGCGCTAAATCATGGCAGTTTTTGCGATTTGGCCGTTGTAACGAAGCGAAATCTGTAGGAATATGCAGGTTTTCTCCCATTAGTCTCGAGCGGCACCTGTGCGCCCGATGAAATAGAGTTCGCAAAGAGGATTTCCATGAGTCATGTGGACACCGAAGTACGTCCCAGTAACTTCATTCGTAATATCATAGATGAAGATTTAGAGAGCGGTAAGCACACCCGTGTGCACACTCGTTTTCCGCCCGAGCCAAACGGCTATCTTCATATCGGTCACGCAAAATCGATCTGTTTGAACTTCGGTTTGGCGCAGGACTACAAAGGGCTATGTAACTTACGTTTTGATGATACCAACCCTGAGAAAGAGGATATCGATTACGTTAACTCTATTCAGGCCGACGTACACTGGTTGGGTTTCCAGTGGGATGGAGAGATCCGTTACTCGTCTAACTATTTCGATCAGCTGCACCAATACGCGGTAGAACTGATCAACAAGGGACTGGCTTATGTCTGTTTTCTCAATGGTGAGCAGACCCGTGAATACCGTGGCACCCTGAAGGAGCCGGGTAAGAACAGTCCCTATCGCGATACCTCTGTCGAAGAGAACCTTGAGCTGTTCGAGAAGATGCGTAAGGGCGAATTCAAAGAGGGCGAATGTGCACTGAGAGCCAAGATCGATATGGCGTCACCCTTCATGTGTATGCGCGACCCTGTGATCTATCGTATCCGTTTCGCCCATCACCATCAGACAGGCGATAAGTGGTGCATCTATCCGATGTATGATTTCACCCACTGTATTTCCGATGCGCTGGAAGATATCACTCATTCGCTCTGTACGCTGGAGTTCCAGGACAACCGCCGTCTGTATGACTGGGTGCTGGATAACCTGGACGATTTCCAGGCGCCAAACCGTACCCGTCAATATGAGTTCTCTCGCCTGAATCTGGAATACACCCTGATGTCTAAGCGTAAGCTTAACGACCTTGTGGTGCGTGGTCTGGTTTCGGGATGGGACGACCCACGTATGCCGACCATCGCCGGTCTGCGTCGTCGTGGCTACACGCCTGCGGCGATTCGCGAGTTCTGCCGTCGTATCGGTGTGACCAAGCAAGAGAATATGGTCGAAGTCAGCATGCTGGACGCCTGTATTCGTGAAGAGCTGAACGAGCACGCGCCTCGCGCCATGGCGGTGATCAACCCGGTTAAGGTGATCATTGAAAACTACCCAGAAGGCCAGGTAGAGAAGCTATCTGCACCGGCGCACCCGACTATCGAGTCTATGGGCGAGCGCGAGCTGGTCTTTGGCCGCGAACTCTATATTGATGCCGACGATTTCCGTGAAGAGGCCAACAAGAAGTACAAGCGCCTTATTCAGGGTAAAGAGGTGCGTCTGCGTAACGCCTATGTGATCAAGGCCGAGCGCTGCGATAAAGATGAGGCGGGCAATGTGACCACCATCTATTGTACCTATGACGATCAGACCCTGGGTAAGAACCCAGCCGATGGTCGTAAGGTGAAAGGGGTGATCCATTGGGTTGAGGCCACAAGTGCCGTGCCAGCCGAGTTCCGCCTGTATGACAGACTCTTTAATCAGCCGAATCCGGCGGCCGCCGAGACGGTTGATGAGGTGCTAAACCCTGAGTCATTGGTGGTTAAGCATGGTTTGGTCGAGCCGGGCCTGGTTAATGCTGAGGCCGAGAATGCCTATCAGTTCGAGCGCGAAGGTTACTTCTGCGCCGATAGCAAAGACTCATCGCCTGAGCATCTGGTGTTTAACCTGACGGTTGCCCTGCGAGATTCTTCTAACTAAGTGAATGCTTGGTATTAAAAAAGGCTTTAGGTGAACCCTAAAGCCTTTTTTGTATCTCGTGTTAGCCTATGCCGTTTACTGGTACATGGGGCCTAGGCCGAAGCTCCACAGGATGACGCTTGAGGCCATCAACGCGACCAATAGCACCAGGCCTGCGGTGACCACCGAGCTGGCATAGATGAAGCCTTTCTCTTCCGGGATATTCATGATGATAGGCACGCCAGTGTAGAGCAGGTACACAGAGTAGGTGAGTCCTACCAAACCTACGACCATTATGAACCAGAGCGCAGGGTACAGCGCCGCTAGGCCGACCATAAAGAGAGGCGTTGCGGTATAGGCTGCCAGCTCGATCGCCTGTGTGTAGCTAGGCTGAGCATCGAAAGTCTTTGCCATCCAGTAGGCCAGATAGGCCAGGGCGAAGACGCCGGCTATTAGGCCGAAATACATGCTGATGGACATCATCATGGCGCTTTGCTTGGTGAGGAAGAGGGGATCGGATACCCCTAGGTTCCAGCCGAACATGGTGGAGGCAAGATAGGTACAGACGGCCGGTATGAGGGCAATTAGCAAGACATGGCTGAGACTGCTTCTCAGCGCTTCGTGGTTTTTCTCAATTGTGTGCCACTCTTCTTTCGGATGAGTGTATAACCCCATTAAGTGATTTAATATCATTATAATTATCCTTGTTCAGCTTTCATATTGTGCTCGCCAAACTTCAGACGAACCCGCATTGCCTGTTGGTCTGCTACCCAATAGACCTTAGGCTCCCAAACAGCCCTGTGAGGACTGACATAGTTTATTTATTGAACATAAACTTAGACTAGTCAAGCTAACTTTCATCTGTTAGGCGGATGGATCTGCCCAAGGCTGGCTTTTATAGGTAAAATAGCCACCGTCTGTCCGTTTAACCCTCGAGTGTGTGATGCAAACCCTACTAGCCCCGATAAAGCAGTTCCTGCAATGTGAAACCCCAGATGAGTGGATAGCGCTCGCCAGTCAGCCGGAGCAGCTTGCTGCGCTGCTTATCGATCACTGTAACTGTGAGCTTAAGGCGGCGCAGACGGCGATGTTCTTGATCCGTAAGTATGCGGTGGATAAGGCGAGTGGCGATCAGCTGCTCGAGTGGGCCAAGCCCTATGAGGAGTTCGTCTATAACAAGTCGCGGGATATCGATGCCTTTTTGGCGCGGGATGTGAAAAAGAATGAGCTGGTGGGGGAATTGACCGCGAAGGATGGGGTCGGTTATGGCCAGGAGCTTATCGCCAAGATGGTGCGCCTGATAAAAGAGGAGTTTCACCATTTCGAGCAGGTGCTGGAGATCATGCAGGCACGGGGGATACCCTATCAGAATCTCACCGCAGGCCGCTATGCCAAGGGGATGATGCGCGCGGTGCGTACCCACGAGCCGGCAACCCTGGTAGATAAGCTTATCGTCGGCGCCTTTATCGAGGCGCGCTCCTGTGAGCGTTTCGCCAAGCTAGCGCCCCATCTCGATGAGGGCCTGAGTAAGTTCTATGTGTCGCTGCTGCGCTCAGAGGCGCGCCACTATCAAGACTATCTAGTGCTGGCCCAGGCGATATCGCCCGAGAATATCGATGAACGTGTAGCCCACTTTGCCAAGCTGGAAGCAGAGCTTATCAGCGCGCCAGACAGTGAGTTTAAGTTTCACTCGGGAAGGCCTGTTGATACAGGAAAAGCTTAACAGACCTTAGTTAGGGCGCACTGTAAACTAACGGGGGATTAGGCTGTTTAGGCTGGCCTATGCCTCTGTTTCACCAAAGGGCAGGCTATGCAGGTTCACTTCCTTGGGGCTAATTTTCAGCACGCTGCCTTGCTCATACCAGTCACCCACCACGATACGCTCAGCGTTATTGGCTAGGCGATGAATATCGGGTCTGTGGGTATGACCATGGATCATGCGCTTAGCTCCGGTCTCAGCCATTAATTGCTCGACCGCGCTCTGCTCCACATCCATGATGCTATAGCTTTTTAGCTGATTGCTCTGCTTACTCTTGCTGCGTAGCTTGTCGGCGATGGCGATGCGTTTCGACTTGGGCAGGTGATTGTAGATAAACTTGGCCCACGCCATGTTTCTAAAGCGGCGGAATCTTTGATAAGCCTTATCCAGGGTGCACAGGCTATCGCCATGGAGCAACACGCTGGGCTCACCATAGAGGTCGATGCTATAAACTTCGGGCAGCAGCGTCATGCCTGAGCGCTTGGCGTACTCTTTACCCAGCAGGAAGTCGCGGTTGCCATGGATAAAATAGATAGGCGTGTGCGCCGAGAAGGCTTTTAAACGCTCGGCGAGCTCGAGAGCGAAAGGCTCGGCGATATCATCTCCCACCCAGACTTCAAATAGATCTCCCAAGATATAGAGGGCGTCGCAATGGCTGGCATCTTGATTAAGAAATTGATGGAAGGCGCTGAGGATATCGGGGCGATCGGCACTGAGGTGCAGATCGCCCACAAACAGGGTGTAATTCAAGAATTGTTTACCCTGTGCTTACTCAGCAACGGTCACGCTTTCGATGACGACGGCTTCTAGCGGTACGTCTTGATGCATGCCGCGGTTGCCTGTGGCAACGGCCTTGATCTGGTTAACCACATCCATGCCTTCGGTTACCTTACCGAATACACAGTAACCCCAGCCTTGTACCGACTCAGATTTGAAGTCGAGGAAGGTGTTGTCGTTGATGTTGATGAAGAATTGCGCGGTGGCCGAATGTGGATCTGAGGTGCGGGCCATAGCTATGGTGCCTACAACATTAGATAGACCATTGTTGGCTTCGTTTTCGATTGCTTCATTGCAACGCTTTTGCGACATATCTTCGGTGAATCCACCACCCTGGATCATGAAACCATCGATTACGCGGTGAAAAATGGTGCCGTCATAGAAACCGTCTTTAGCGTACTTAATGAAGTTAGCGACGGTTACAGGGGCTTTTTCGGCATCAAGTTCAATTTTAATAACACCGTGGTTGGTTTGCATTGTGATCATATGACTGTATCTCATCATGGTTACTTATTCAGATAGCGCCAGATTCTAGCCTATTAACCAAGGCGCATAAAGGGATGGTGTGACTTTTCTCCCCCGGAGCAAGCTTAGCGGCGCGATAAACTCTCGCATTTTGGCCTATTCGACTAAGAGAATGTGCGGGGGCACAAAAAACGCTTTAGATTCACGCAATCACGCTGGAAGCGGCCGTTTGCAGGTGGTAGACTGAGCGGCCTATTTGTTGTCAATTATCTGTAGAGAATATCAATGTTGAAGCTATACAACAGTCTTACCCGCCAAAAAGAGGAATTTAAGCCAATACAGCCAGGTAAAGTCGGCATGTATGTCTGCGGGGTTACCATTTATGATTTGTGTCATATTGGTCACGGACGTACGTTTGTTGCTTTTGACATGATCGTCAGATACCTCAGATATATCGGTTACGATGTGAATTTCCACCGTAACATCACAGATGTCGACGATAAGATCATCAAGCGTGCCACTGAGAATGGCGAGAGCTGTGACGCCCTCACCGAGCGTCTGACCCAAGAGATGTATCACGACTTCGATGCGCTGAACATGAAGCGCCCTGACTTCGAGCCTCGTGCGACTCAGCATATGCCTGAGATCATCGAGATGGTTGAACGTCTGCTAGAGCGCGACCATGCCTATATCGCCGACAATGGCGATGTGCTCTTTAGCGTCGCGTCCTTCCCTGAATATGGTCGTCTGTCTGGTCAGAACTTGGATCAACTTCAGGCAGGTGCCCGCGTAGAAGTGGACGAGAACAAGCGCGATCCTATGGATTTCGTGCTGTGGAAGATGTCTAAGCCGGGCGAGCCAACTTGGGATTCGCCATGGGGCCCTGGTCGTCCAGGCTGGCATATCGAATGTTCGGCGATGAACAGCAAGCATCTGGGTGAGCATTTCGACATTCATGGCGGCGGTTCAGATCTGCAGTTCCCTCACCATGAAAATGAGATCGCTCAGTCATGCTGCGCCCACGACACCCCCTATGTGAACTACTGGATGCATACCGGCATGGTGATGGTGGACAAGGAGAAGATGTCTAAGTCGCTCAATAACTTCTTCACCATTCGCGACGTGCTCGCGCATTATGATGCCTCGACCGTGCGTTACTTCCTGCTGTCTGGTCACTACCGCAGTCAGCTGAATTACTCGGAAGATAATCTAAAGCAGGCTAAGGCGGCACTCGAGCGTCTCTACACTGCACTGAAGGGACTAGATTTGAGCGTCGAGGCAGCGCCTGCAAACGAGTATTTGGCTAAGTTTAAAGAGGCTATGGACGACGACTTTAATACGCCTGAGGCCTACTCAGTGCTGTTTGACATGGCCCGTGAGATCAACCGTCTAAAAGTTGATGACCTCGCGGCGGCTTCCGCCCTGGGGGTTAGCATGAAGCAATTGGGCGATGTGCTGGGGATCCTAGAGCAGGATGTCGATGGCTTCTTTAAGGGTGAGGGCAGCGACGATGAGGTGGCCCAGATCGAAGCCTTAATCGCCGAGCGTAACCGTGCCCGCGCCGAGAAGGATTGGGCTGCGGCCGATGTGGCGCGTGATGGCCTCAACGCCCTTGGGGTGATTCTGGAAGATGGCCCGGAAGGAACGACCTGGCGTAAGAAGTAAGGCGTTATGACGTTTGCCGTCACTTAAAAAGTGACAAGCGTAAAAAAGCCTGCATATTGCAGGCTTTTTTGTATCTGTCGCTTAGTGAATCAAGTCAGACGACTGATACTTATCGACATTTAGTCTTTGACGTTAGTCGAGATAGCTTAGTCGTGATAGCTAGTCGTGATAATTTTCCGCGGCGTACAGGGTGTTTTCCAGCAGGCTGGCGATGGTCATAGGACCGACACCGCCCGGTACTGGCGTGATATGGCTGGCGTGCTCGGCGGCAACATCATATTGCACGTCGCCCACGAGTTGACCGCTCTCTAAGCGGTTGATGCCCACGTCGATAACGATGGCGCCCGGTTTAATCCACTCGCCTGGAATAAAGTTAGGCTTACCCACGGCGACGATCAGCAAGTCTGCGCGGCGTACCTTATCTTCAAGGTCGCGGGTGAAGCGGTGGCAGGTAGTCGTGGTGCAGCCGGCTAATAGCAGCTCTAGTGTCATCGGGCGACCGACGATATTAGAGGCGCCAACGACCACTGCGTCCAGGCCGTAGGTGTCTACGCCGGTGGACTTGATAAGTGTCATGATCCCCATTGGCGTGCAAGAACGTAGTACTGGGATGCGCTGAGCGAGACGACCCACATTATAAGGATGGAAACCGTCGACATCTTTGTCCGGGCGAATACGCTCGATCACCTTCGACTCTTCGATATGATCCGGCAGTGGCAGCTGGACCAAGATACCGTCGATACTTGGATCTTCGTTGCACTTGTCGATCAGGGCCAGCAGATCGGCTTCCGACGTTTCGGTCGGCAGGTCAAAAGACTGTGATAGGAAGCCAACCTCTTCACAGGCGCGGCGCTTACTGCCTACATAGACCTGAGAGGCGGGATCGGCTCCCACTAAGATAACGGCTAATCCCGGTACACGTTTTCCGGCCTCTTTGCGGGCGGTTACTTTGGCACTCAGTTGTTTTCGAATGGATTGAGCAATCGCTTTGCCATCGATTATTTGTGCTGTCATGGGGGGTGGATTTCCTTAATATGGCGCGATAATAAAAAATCGGCGACATTTTAACAGGGGGGGCGGAAACTGTCATTGACTTAGCTCGATAACAGTCAGTTCTAATATATGGATAATATAGGATGGGGTTGGGATATGTCTCGCTACGCTTAAAAGGATATTTAGGGGGATGAAACTGATTAATCCCGTAGATATTTGCGCGAATTGCTTAATAAAGTTACGGATAGCTGCTTAAATAGTCAGGCACGCAGGCATTGCAAAAAAATCGTTGACGCTAACCATATGAGGGGATAATATGCGCTCCGTTCTCGACGACACCCAGAGTATGGTCGAGCAGTAAGATTCTCGGTGATTAGCGCAGTCCGGTAGCGCATCTGGTTTGGGACCAGAGGGTCAGAGGTTCGAATCCTCTATCACCGACCAAATTTTTAAATAACGTGGAGACGTTATTTGCCCTGTTAGGATATGAACCAAGTTCATAACGACGCGCCCGTAGCTCAGTTGGATAGAGCATCCGCCTTCTAAGCGGATGGCCGCAGGTTCGAATCCTGCCGGGCGTACCAAATCAGTGGTGATTGTAGCTCAGTTGGTAGAGCCCCGGATTGTGATTCCGGTTGTCGTGGGTTCAAGTCCCATCAGTCACCCCACTTCTTTCGAAGAAAATAAAAAAAGCGACCTCTGGTCGCTTTTTTTACGCCCGTAATTAGAGCTTTGAGGCTCGACTATGCCGAAAACCGTGGCTATAATGTCGCGTCTTGATAAATTTCAACTATGTGCGACGACTGCCAAACCCAGTTACCAAGGCATTTTAGTCGTTTTTTTAGATCAAGAAACGAATACCTTAATAGTTGATGATTCGGCTATTACAAAAGACGTTTGACATATTTCGAGGTAAAACAATGCAAGTTTCTGTAGAAACAACACAAGGTTTAGAGCGCCGCCTAACTATCTCTGTTCCTGCTGAGCAGATTGAAAAAGCCGTTTCTGATAGTTTGAAAAATGAAGCTAAGCGTGCACGTATTCCTGGTTTCCGTCCAGGCAAGGTACCTGTAAGCGTGATCAACAAGCGTTATGGTAAAGCGATTCGTCAAGAGATCACTGGTGAAGTGATGCAACGTAACTTCGTTGAAGCCATCATCGCAGAGAAATTGAACCCAGCCGGCGCACCAACTTTCGTTCCTGGTGAAACCGACGCTGAAAACTTCCAGTTTGTTGCTACCTTCGAAATCTACCCAGAAGTAGAACTAAAAGGCCTAGATGCGATTGAAGTTGAGCAACCAACTGCCGAAGTTACCGATGCAGACGTTGATGCAATGATCGAAACGCTGCGTAAGCAACACGCTACGTTCGAAGCAGTTGAGCGTGAAGCTGCCGAAGGCGACAAGGCGAAGATCGACTTCGTTGGTTCTATCGACGGTGAAGAGTTCGAAGGCGGCAAGGCTGAAGATTTCGAACTGCAACTAGGCAGCGGCCGTATGATCCCAGGTTTCGAGTCTGGTGTTGAAGGTCACAAAGCCGGTGAAGCATTCGATATCGACGTGACTTTCCCAGAAGACTACCACGCAGAAAACCTGAAGGGTAAAGTAGCTAAGTTCGCTATTACTTTGAAAGAAGTACAAGCGGCTAACCTGCCAGAAGTGAACGACGAGTTCGCTAAGCTGTTCGGTGTTGCCGATGGCGGCCTGGAAGCGCTGAAAGTTGAGATCCGTAAGAACATGAGCCGTGAGCTTGAGCAAGCGCTTAAAGCTAACGTCAAAGATCAGGTCCTAAACGGTCTGCTTGAGCAAAACGAAATCGACCTGCCTAAGGCGCTAATCGATGGTGAAGTTAACGTTTTGCGTCAACAAGCTATGCAGCGTTTCGGCAACCAAGCCGCTAACATGCCTGAGCTACCAGCAGACCTGTTCACCGAGCAAGCCGAGCGCCGCGTAAAAGTGGGTCTGCTACTTGGCGAAGTGATCAAGACTAACGAACTGAAAGCTGACGACGAGCGTGTTCAAGCGCTGATCGCTTCTATGGCTTCTGCCTACGAAGATCCACAGGAAGTTATTGAATATTACAATAACAACCAAGAGATGATGCAGAACATGCGTAACGTTGCGCTAGAAGAGCAAGCGGTTGAAGCACTGCTGAAATCTGCCAAGGTTACCGAGAAAGCAGTTCAATTCGAAGAATTTATGAACAAGGCTACCGGTCGCGCGTAACCTATGCTTGACTTAAATGGCTGTTAGCCATTTATAATGGCTCGTATGAGGCTCCTCATGCGGGCCGTTTTTATTTAGGGAAGTTAATAATGCAAAATGCGCCAGAATCAGTACTGAATGCACTTGTGCCCATGGTCGTTGAACAAACTGCCAAAGGGGAACGTTCATATGATATTTATTCTCGTCTGCTCAAAGAGAGGGTGATCTTTCTCGTTGGTCAGGTTGAAGAGCATATGGCTAACCTGATTGTGGCTCAGCTACTGTTCCTCGAGTCTGAGAGCCCAGATAAAGATATCTATCTTTATATTAACTCTCCTGGTGGCTCGGTCACTGCGG contains the following coding sequences:
- a CDS encoding Yip1 family protein, which encodes MILNHLMGLYTHPKEEWHTIEKNHEALRSSLSHVLLIALIPAVCTYLASTMFGWNLGVSDPLFLTKQSAMMMSISMYFGLIAGVFALAYLAYWMAKTFDAQPSYTQAIELAAYTATPLFMVGLAALYPALWFIMVVGLVGLTYSVYLLYTGVPIIMNIPEEKGFIYASSVVTAGLVLLVALMASSVILWSFGLGPMYQ
- a CDS encoding peptidylprolyl isomerase; amino-acid sequence: MITMQTNHGVIKIELDAEKAPVTVANFIKYAKDGFYDGTIFHRVIDGFMIQGGGFTEDMSQKRCNEAIENEANNGLSNVVGTIAMARTSDPHSATAQFFININDNTFLDFKSESVQGWGYCVFGKVTEGMDVVNQIKAVATGNRGMHQDVPLEAVVIESVTVAE
- a CDS encoding UDP-2,3-diacylglucosamine diphosphatase, which gives rise to MNYTLFVGDLHLSADRPDILSAFHQFLNQDASHCDALYILGDLFEVWVGDDIAEPFALELAERLKAFSAHTPIYFIHGNRDFLLGKEYAKRSGMTLLPEVYSIDLYGEPSVLLHGDSLCTLDKAYQRFRRFRNMAWAKFIYNHLPKSKRIAIADKLRSKSKQSNQLKSYSIMDVEQSAVEQLMAETGAKRMIHGHTHRPDIHRLANNAERIVVGDWYEQGSVLKISPKEVNLHSLPFGETEA
- the glnS gene encoding glutamine--tRNA ligase, producing the protein MSHVDTEVRPSNFIRNIIDEDLESGKHTRVHTRFPPEPNGYLHIGHAKSICLNFGLAQDYKGLCNLRFDDTNPEKEDIDYVNSIQADVHWLGFQWDGEIRYSSNYFDQLHQYAVELINKGLAYVCFLNGEQTREYRGTLKEPGKNSPYRDTSVEENLELFEKMRKGEFKEGECALRAKIDMASPFMCMRDPVIYRIRFAHHHQTGDKWCIYPMYDFTHCISDALEDITHSLCTLEFQDNRRLYDWVLDNLDDFQAPNRTRQYEFSRLNLEYTLMSKRKLNDLVVRGLVSGWDDPRMPTIAGLRRRGYTPAAIREFCRRIGVTKQENMVEVSMLDACIREELNEHAPRAMAVINPVKVIIENYPEGQVEKLSAPAHPTIESMGERELVFGRELYIDADDFREEANKKYKRLIQGKEVRLRNAYVIKAERCDKDEAGNVTTIYCTYDDQTLGKNPADGRKVKGVIHWVEATSAVPAEFRLYDRLFNQPNPAAAETVDEVLNPESLVVKHGLVEPGLVNAEAENAYQFEREGYFCADSKDSSPEHLVFNLTVALRDSSN
- the tig gene encoding trigger factor encodes the protein MQVSVETTQGLERRLTISVPAEQIEKAVSDSLKNEAKRARIPGFRPGKVPVSVINKRYGKAIRQEITGEVMQRNFVEAIIAEKLNPAGAPTFVPGETDAENFQFVATFEIYPEVELKGLDAIEVEQPTAEVTDADVDAMIETLRKQHATFEAVEREAAEGDKAKIDFVGSIDGEEFEGGKAEDFELQLGSGRMIPGFESGVEGHKAGEAFDIDVTFPEDYHAENLKGKVAKFAITLKEVQAANLPEVNDEFAKLFGVADGGLEALKVEIRKNMSRELEQALKANVKDQVLNGLLEQNEIDLPKALIDGEVNVLRQQAMQRFGNQAANMPELPADLFTEQAERRVKVGLLLGEVIKTNELKADDERVQALIASMASAYEDPQEVIEYYNNNQEMMQNMRNVALEEQAVEALLKSAKVTEKAVQFEEFMNKATGRA
- the cysS gene encoding cysteine--tRNA ligase, whose translation is MLKLYNSLTRQKEEFKPIQPGKVGMYVCGVTIYDLCHIGHGRTFVAFDMIVRYLRYIGYDVNFHRNITDVDDKIIKRATENGESCDALTERLTQEMYHDFDALNMKRPDFEPRATQHMPEIIEMVERLLERDHAYIADNGDVLFSVASFPEYGRLSGQNLDQLQAGARVEVDENKRDPMDFVLWKMSKPGEPTWDSPWGPGRPGWHIECSAMNSKHLGEHFDIHGGGSDLQFPHHENEIAQSCCAHDTPYVNYWMHTGMVMVDKEKMSKSLNNFFTIRDVLAHYDASTVRYFLLSGHYRSQLNYSEDNLKQAKAALERLYTALKGLDLSVEAAPANEYLAKFKEAMDDDFNTPEAYSVLFDMAREINRLKVDDLAAASALGVSMKQLGDVLGILEQDVDGFFKGEGSDDEVAQIEALIAERNRARAEKDWAAADVARDGLNALGVILEDGPEGTTWRKK
- the feoB gene encoding Fe(2+) transporter permease subunit FeoB, translating into MAKQFHCVTVGNPNAGKSTLFNALTGANQQVGNWSGVTVEKKTGAFTLNDTQVLLTDLPGIYDLLPAGSSCDCSLDEQIAQQYLAEAQMDGIINLVDATNIERHLYLTVQLRELGIPMVVVINKIDAAKAHGIEVDVDKMSQQLGCPVIAVCSRDMNDIKQVQAQVVDLLDGKVSEAPLVLDYDVEIEAGIKALFERDSQLSRGRALAMMGNGLGCGQCKNGQMLSEVSQCSERLAAQGKDIEIMVATTRFDFVQQVFNQSVKDSDQLTLSDRLDKLVLHPIAGVPVFLFVMYLMFMFSINVGSAFIDFFDITAGALFVDHLGALMTNIGAPAWLVTIVAGGMGQGIQTVATFIPVIAALFLALSVLEGSGYMARAAFVVDGLMRRIGLPGKAFVPMIVGFGCSVPAIMATRTLGSERERIVTGMMAPFMSCGARLPVYALFAAAFFPESGQNLVFLLYIIGVLAAIGTGLLLRSTLLPGSSSAVVMELPNYEKPKLKAVMARTGKRTKSFILGAGKTIVIVVTLLNFINAIGVDGSFGHEDSSESVLSVASQKVTPLFSPMGIEQDNWPATVGIITGIFAKEAVVGTLNSLYSTASGEDEALAPLSESFSEALATIPENLFGIAPEDPLSISVGDIQTIETASSELDVDTSTFSALQSGFSGVTAAFAYLLFILLYTPCVAAMGALVGEFGPRWATFAATWTLGLAYGTATVFYQAMTFAAHPLQSGLWIAFFLVALVVFYLWLKRKGQRAQTIIPVINVVTE
- the folD gene encoding bifunctional methylenetetrahydrofolate dehydrogenase/methenyltetrahydrofolate cyclohydrolase FolD, which produces MTAQIIDGKAIAQSIRKQLSAKVTARKEAGKRVPGLAVILVGADPASQVYVGSKRRACEEVGFLSQSFDLPTETSEADLLALIDKCNEDPSIDGILVQLPLPDHIEESKVIERIRPDKDVDGFHPYNVGRLAQRIPVLRSCTPMGIMTLIKSTGVDTYGLDAVVVGASNIVGRPMTLELLLAGCTTTTCHRFTRDLEDKVRRADLLIVAVGKPNFIPGEWIKPGAIVIDVGINRLESGQLVGDVQYDVAAEHASHITPVPGGVGPMTIASLLENTLYAAENYHD
- the miaE gene encoding tRNA isopentenyl-2-thiomethyl-A-37 hydroxylase MiaE; translation: MQTLLAPIKQFLQCETPDEWIALASQPEQLAALLIDHCNCELKAAQTAMFLIRKYAVDKASGDQLLEWAKPYEEFVYNKSRDIDAFLARDVKKNELVGELTAKDGVGYGQELIAKMVRLIKEEFHHFEQVLEIMQARGIPYQNLTAGRYAKGMMRAVRTHEPATLVDKLIVGAFIEARSCERFAKLAPHLDEGLSKFYVSLLRSEARHYQDYLVLAQAISPENIDERVAHFAKLEAELISAPDSEFKFHSGRPVDTGKA